One window of the Ananas comosus cultivar F153 linkage group 21, ASM154086v1, whole genome shotgun sequence genome contains the following:
- the LOC109726260 gene encoding amino-acid permease BAT1 homolog translates to MEEMEVDSGEKRLNELGYKQELRREMTLFKTLAISFSTMTLFTGITPLYGSSLVYAGPAPLVWGWVVVSFFTWFVGIAMAEICSSFPTTGSLYFWAAHLAGPVWGPFASWCCAWLETIGLIAGIGTQAYAGSQVLQSIILLCTGTNKGGGYFAPRGVFLAMYIGLTIIWAVLNTFALEVIAFIDLISMWWQVIGGVVIVIMLPLVAKTTQPASYVFTHFQTAPESTGISSKAYAVVLSVLVSQYSLYGYDAAAHLTEETKGADKNGPIAILSSIGIISLFGWAYILALTFSIQNFSYLYDPSNETAGAFVPAQILYDAFHGRYHNSAGAIILLFVIWGSFFFGGLSITTSAARVVYALSRDNGIPFSSTWRKIHPKHKVPANAVWFCAAICILLGLPILKVNVVFTAITSICTIGWVGGYAVPIFARMVMKEKNFKPGPFYLGKARRPICLVAFLWICYTCSVFLLPTYYPLKFNTFNYAPIALGVCLALIMLWWIVDARKWFKGPVRNIDAQNGKV, encoded by the exons ATGGAGGAGATGGAGGTGGACTCGGGGGAGAAGCGGCTCAACGAGCTCGGCTACAAGCAGGAGCTCCGGAGAGAAATG ACTCTGTTTAAGACCCTGGCGATCTCGTTCTCGACGATGACGCTGTTCACGGGGATCACGCCGCTGTACGGTTCGAGCTTGGTGTACGCGGGGCCTGCGCCGCTGGTGTGGGGGTGGGTCGTCGTCTCCTTCTTCACTTGGTTCGTCGGCATCGCCATGGCCGAGATTTGCTCCTCTTTCCCT ACTACTGGTTCTCTGTATTTCTGGGCTGCTCATTTAGCTGGACCGGTGTGGGGCCCGTTTGCATCTTGGTGTTGTGCTTGGCTGGAGACTATAGGCCTTATTGCTGGCATAGGAACTCAG GCCTATGCGGGATCTCAAGTTCTACAGAGCATAATTTTGCTATGTACTGGCACAAATAAAGGTGGAGGTTACTTTGCTCCTCGTGGGGTATTTCTTGCTATGTACATAGGACTTACAATAATCTGGGCAGTGCTTAATACATTTGCACTAGAAGTTATTGCTTTCATCGACTTAATCTCAATGTGGTGGCAG GTAATTGGAGGTGTCGTCATAGTTATTATGCTTCCCTTAGTGGCAAAAACTACACAACCCGCTTCATATGTATTTACACATTTCCAAACAGCTCCAGAATCAACTGGAATAAGCAGCAAAGCATATGCAGTCGTTTTATCCGTTCTTGTTAGTCAGTATTCTTTATATGGTTATGATGCCGCTGCACATTTAACAGAGGAGACAAAAGGCGCAGATAAAAATGGCCCAATAGCTATTCTTTCTAGCATCGGAATCATTTCCTTATTTGGATGGGCATACATCTTAGctctcacttttagcattcaG AATTTTAGCTATCTGTATGACCCTAGCAATGAAACTGCTGGTGCATTTGTACCGGCGCAGATACTGTACGATGCGTTCCACGGGAGATACCACAACTCTGCTGGGGCCATTATATTGCTGTTTGTTATCTGGGGCTCCTTTTTCTTCGGCGGCCTTTCCATTACCACAAGTGCGGCAAGAGTG GTGTATGCATTGTCGAGGGATAATGGGATTCCCTTCTCATCCACATGGCGGAAGATTCACCCGAAACATAAAGTCCCCGCCAACGCGGTATGGTTTTGCGCGGCCATTTGCATTCTCCTCGGCCTCCCTATTCTGAAAGTCAACGTGGTATTCACCGCCATCACTTCCATCTGCACCATCGGGTGGGTTGGCGGCTACGCGGTTCCGATATTCGCGAGGATGGTCATGAAGGAGAAGAACTTCAAGCCGGGGCCCTTCTATCTGGGGAAAGCGCGAAGGCCGATCTGCTTAGTGGCATTCTTGTGGATCTGCTACACTTGCTCGGTGTTCTTATTGCCGACGTATTATCCTCTCAAGTTCAACACCTTCAACTATGCTCCCATTGCCTTGGGTGTGTGTTTGGCTCTGATAATGTTGTGGTGGATCGTCGATGCGAGGAAATGGTTTAAGGGGCCGGTTCGAAACATCGATGCTCAGAACGGAAAAGTCTGA